DNA sequence from the Rattus rattus isolate New Zealand chromosome 2, Rrattus_CSIRO_v1, whole genome shotgun sequence genome:
AAAAttctgcttctcctgcctttgcttctcaaaTTGTTATTATAAGTTTGCACCACCAAACCCCATTTTATAAAGTGCAGGAGACTGTAAACACAGGACTTTATGAACATTAAGCAAGCACTCCATTAACTGTCCTATGTCCCTTGACATTGTGTGACTCTATCTAATCTACATTTCTTCCCAGCCGGTGGTATTAAGCGTTGATTTACATGTTCACTGTAaaagattcttttgtttttatggtaATAGACCCAAGGTGCATATAATtgattacatatatacatatgtgtatatataatatgtacatataaacatacacatatatggaatATAATCATTTGAAGTGCTTTTTTATGCTTGGAGAGATAAAACAGAATtactgaatattaaataaaaaataaatatgcttgGCATACATCTATGTTAAGAGACTCAAAGTTTCAGCAGCCTCAGATATTGGGGTATTGACCAAGCCAGTTTAGCtagtcaacagggtctcaaggaaggaagtgaggattaaagaaaagacaattatacaatattataacatgactccagccagtgctgaagcacctttatttttcttccgtctccttttatatcattctatATACATGCCAAGAATAAGGTCAGATCTAGGtcacagaaaaaacaaagcataaccaaaatagtcaaggaacaaacaaagaaataatccaGGTCCCATGATTACTGTATTCAGAGACTCATTGAGATGATCAAGATCTTGAGCCTACTACTTTTCCTAACCCATTGTCAAATTCTTGCCAATATCCTTGAAGCAGCACCAAAATCTCTCCACAGAGTATCCCTAGTAAGCAGCCTGGATATTTATGATGCAATCTCTAGAAATGGAAGTTAGCtgttaaaacttttattttctactaTACTGTTGACAGCCTGACCTCGCCGTCTTCTTTGTATCCTTCTAAATATAGAATGCTTTTCTCTGGATTCCCTAAAAATATTCCTTCTTATTTTCTCAGAAATGACCTATCTTTCTTGCTCTGATTCTGTATGGAAAGGCGCTCCCTATGGGTTTGTCAGCTTGATATCCCTCTACAATGTTAAATCCCTGTCCTCTACTGAATTCCTATGCCAGACAGTAGCTGTGAGTCTCGTCTGCCCTCTTAAGCAACTACAGATTCCCAGTTCAGAGTGCATCCATGCATGGCAAATAAAAACTTAGTAGTCAGGCCACTACTGAAAAGTTAGTAGTAACTTTTCCAGGAGTTCCTTCTCAGTCACCACTTTCCTTAAAACGTAACATGGAAGCAAGATTTTCaatgtttaaaattcatattaaaaggATTATTTTAATATGTGCTAataaatatattggatattataaaTTCTGACTAAAACTGATTCTAAACTTTATTATAGGGAATACAAAATGTGGCAGAGACCgaaaatatttggagaaaatatttgcatggCTCCATGAATGAAGGAACTTGGTATCTTTTGTCACTGCTCAGCATTGATGCTCTACAAGTGCATTCAGTACATTCTATTTGGTTGAATTTTAGCAAAAGCAAGATGTTTTTTTTCTCGCTCCATTGACATATGCTGTGTTAATAGTTGTCATTCTGAGATCTGACTCAGTTTTGGGACAATTGTACCTCTTGGTTTTATATGCTTGAATAAGATGCTAAAAAGTATTAGATGTTTATTCAATGTtagttcactttttaaaaaatttattattcatttttttacttattcactttacttccCTCTTACTGAACCCCTAATGGTCACCCcgtcccacaatccttccttcatgcccctctctcctctccatggaTGGGGACCCCTGGGTATCCTCTTACTCTGACACATCATGTCTCTGTGAGGTTAAgcacatcctttctcactgaggccagacaatgcagcTCAGGTAAAACATATCCCACAGATAGCCAACAGCTTTTGGAACAGCATCCACTCCAGTTTTTGaggaaccacatgaagaccaagttgcatatCTGATATATATGCCTTGGTCCAGCCCtatggttagtggttcagtctctgagaacatttagagtccaggttagttgattttgttggtcttcctataatCATCCCCCCTGTCCTTCCATAAGATTacccaagctccattcactggCAGTggttatctgcatctgtctgagttagCTACtaggtggaacctctcagagggcagtcgcAAGCACTTGATATTTATCTGAAGAATAAACATTATGTTAATTCTACCTGAGGCTTTGTGAGAAATCACTAGAAGAATTCTATATCTACTATATATTTGTCCCTCAATAATATTGAGTCCAAAAcactttaattatttaaaattagatAGACTCACAtccaataatataaaaaaaatataaagagaaagctTGTTTCCCTGCATCTGTGTAGAACAACTTCAATATCCTGTTTAATGTACAGGCCTGTATAATGTGCAGGATTTGTAATTGTATGGGGCCTTGGCAGAGTTGGGAAAATGACACATTAGCATCTTTGTTGGGAACCTCTTTGGACAGCGGGAGCTGAAGGATCAGTTTACCTATTGTGTAATTCAGAGATTAAAGAAGATGCAAcactgattattttctttcttcctagggTAGGGAGTAGAGTTGGTTTCTCAGATATCTTTCAAATGTCAGTTTCATTTTCCTATGAAGAATGAGGTGTTCTACAGAAACAATCTTTCTTAAATTTATGCCCCAGCTTTACAAGGTAGTATATTTAGGCATGAATGCTACATGGCATGGCATGAAATACCATTGAGTTTTGGGAACTGATCCATCTCAAAAAATCTACATCTACTTGTCATACCATTCTAGTTATGGAATCAGACTCAAATTTCCTTCTTCTAAACACTGCGCCtttgaagaaatttttattttggtttaattatgtatgtatgtgtcttgtTGAATTATATGTGCTgatggaagccagaggagtctGTTACTCTTTGACTTGGAATTGAAGGAAGCTGTGAGTTACACAATGTGGGTGGTGGAAACAGAGCATGGGTTCTGAATGAAAGCAAGGAGGAACTCCTTACCACTAACCACACCCACAGTTCCTAGACATTGGGTTTTAAGCTTACATCAGACATGCCACATGAAACTGGACCACATATGATGATATAAGCCAACTAAAACATCCCCCAGTTTTAATATCTTCCACTAAACTCTGAACCTCTTTTCTGACAGCATTCGAATGATGACATGACGGTGTCACCAATTTTAACAGATGCCCCATACATTCTCTTCCCACTTAACATTCTGCAAGGAAGGATTTTAAGAGGGAGAAGGGTAAAGGAAACCACAAGAAAGCCTAAGAATCACCTATCCTGGGCCCATAATGGGCCTGATTGAGGCCCTCTGTAATATGTTACAGGTGCCCAGCTTGACtgtcttgtgggattcctaacagtgagagcaggggtatctctgactctgttatcTGCCTTTGGGACCTTTCCTCTAACCAGGTTGCCTTGTCAAGCCTTAATAGGAGAGGCGATGATTAGTCTCACTGCAACTTAatatgccatggctggttgaCATTCGTGGAGGACAGTCTTTACTGAAGAGAAACTGAACAGGAGTGGATTACATTGGGAGTGTAGAGgttgagaagagaagagggaggggaaaccgtGGTGAGgatatataacaacaacaacacggGTCTGTCATGTCTCACACTAATCCACAGCCATGAACTTCTGCACAGAATGGGACAGAATGGgtgagactttttcttttttttttttttttttttttttttttttttttttgcaacctcAGGCCCTAGGTCTGCAGACAGCTGGAAGGAATTTTAACCCCAGTTCAGTTCAGCAGGAGCTGCCAGCACTCCTCCTCACGCCCCTGTGTGTGCTTATCTGCCTTTGAGTATCTCCACTGCCCTTCAGCAATGTAGCTTTAACTCTGGGGAAAACGTTCCTTACGTGAGCTTCAAACAACCTTCCTGTTATCCCGCCTTTTATCTTCTCCTCTCATCCTTGAACCTACTCATTTCTACTGAGGTCCCCTCCATTCTCCAAAGCTCTCCTTATGACATTTGTCATTTTGATGACTGTCTGGAACCCAGACTTCCAGTTTTGACTGAGCATCACATCAGAGCTTCTGTCCATCTAGTTATGCTTTTAGTTGTCTAAAAGTATACTTTGGGATCACAGTCACAGGAAGTGACTTGGTCAGGCAGAATCATGACCTCAAAAGAGGTCAGAGTCCAACAGGGAGGGCAGTAGTATAAATGCAATGTGTGTCTATCATTTTAGTAGGGGTAGGTTATGgtgtctatttgtttgttttgttttgttttgttttgttttgttttgtttgagacagggtgtctatATATAGCTTTCCCTGTAACTAGcaacatagaccaggctagcccggAACTAAGAGATCTGCTTTCCTTGCCTTCCAAGTGCAGGAATTAAAGCCATCACCTTTGTGACTGGCTATGAAGTCAActtcttcattttccatttttttgaaTTTCACTAGTTTTCCAAACATCCTCATGGAAGACACATTCACAGGTTTTAACATCTCGTCAGATACCACAGCACTAtataatacaaatgataaaaaacaaacaaacaaacaaaacagaacacagggaaaaagcaaaagcaaaggagGAAGCTGGGAATTACACACTTCCTGAAAATAAACCTTGTAGCCTACACAGAATTGCCAATCAGCTCCAAATGAGATCATGGTAAGTTTGCCTAATGAAAACTGGACACCAATTATGGGAAAGAATGGGATTCTCAGAATAAGAAAGCTAAATAATGTTTTCTAAACATTCCCCTTTGTGGAAATCAACAATAAAATCAATTGTAGGACATCACAGTTTGAACTGTAGACTGTCCTAAGAATGATGTGGGAATCTGTAGAGTATTAAGAAGATAACTTTGAAGGAGAGTCATTACGTGGACAATATGTGACCTTGAGAATACAGGCTTTAAATAGAAGCGAATACTTGTTTTCAAGGATGTGGAGCATACTGCTGAGtaaaacattataaaaagtaATTGTCCCAGTGTGTTATACATGCTATAGCATGCTGCGGAAGCAAGAATGTCACTGGTAAACAGAATATAGAATGTCCTATAAAATATCATAAAGGTTGGGAttgataactttttatttatgCTAACAAAGTATTATGAAAACCTGTCACCGTTCAAACTGTGTACCACGTTATTGATTTGTGTTAAATTTATTGACCAGTGGGAATCTTGACAAGAAAACCTGAGTGTTAACAGTCAGAAACTTAGAGACGTAGACAAAATAATTTAGTTTGAGCAATATAAAGAGGAATTATAAAGCTCCACATTGGAACTCTTAATTGATGCTTAAATCTTAAATTACTTATTCATCCGGCATTTTTACACAAATCTACCATGAATTTATCTTAGGCATTTTTTAGGATTTATTGGAGAAAATGAGCATTCTCCCTTTTTTCTGTTGAAGTTACAGTCTAGTAGAAGATATAgatattaaacaaacaaagacacaggAAAATATATAGTCACAGATTAAGATCTTCTAATGTTTTCATGGATCTTCTAACCTAAAAGAAGAAATTTCTCTATAAGACAATAAGATAGgatgaagtcagtgtttttagAGTGCAGTAAACATTTAATTACTGAGTGTAATTAAGTAGACCATGGATGACAGTTTGGTGGCAAGATGCCATAGGGAGATTACCAATAAAACATATAAGCTGAGCTACTGTGAGTTAAGCAGATACAAAGCAAcacataataaagacaaaaaacacaTAAAGGAAGATCATCTATTGCATTTTCTTGCActgagaatttattttttcaattactGACTTCAGGCTTCCATTAGACAAACTGGTCTAACTGGACTCCAAGAAGGTATAAAACTAATGGCTTCTCTAGGCTACATTTGTGGGTGAGATCTTGAGCGTCATGAGCATATTCGAGTGTCCTTAAAGGGCCAGGCAGATACTGAAGAGTGAGGCCAGCAGATGATGAAAAACAAGGAAGTGCGGCGTTGCAATCCAGAATGAAAGCTTACTGAAATACCAGGGAATGGATGGTGATTTGAGGGTTGCTTGTAAGTGTCATTGCAGTGTAAAAGATTGCCATTGCATGGTGTAAGAATGAGGCACCTGCTACATTCACCCCAGGAAATGAAGGTAATTATATCCTGTATCTAATTCAGCTGGCATGGGATATTAGCTGAACCATGAAGATTCTtcaatattaatatgtaataaaggTTGAGAATATAACGTGTAAAGTAGAAACAAGGGAGCTTATGAATAAGAGGCATAAAGAAGCCTACATGTCAGGAgagctgtttgttttctaggaAAATGCAAGATGAGTTGCGTGTGACTTCACCAGAGCTCTGCAGGAAGACTGCAAACACTGGGAAAGCTGGTGCTCTGGCCAGACTCCCTGTTGCCTAGCTCTTTTCTGCAAGGTCATTGCTCTTCACATTCCCTTAGCTGGCTCTATGTGGCTCTAACTGCTCATCTGTCCAGCAGAGCAGTTCTAAAAGTTCTTCAGATATGTGGACAATTTTATGTCAGTTGTGGGTAATCATGAGGATTCACACAGAAGCTGTGCTGTATACATCTATTCTCTTGTGAATGACTAAATACATAACTAGAATTTACTTTCGTATCAATTATATCTGTGACATTTCATCTACTattcacatttcttttattacatatttGATTTACTATGCTGCCTTCCATTCATTAGGTTATATTAAATCAAGCCACATCACATAATTCTAAATTTAGTTAAAGCTTTGAGTAGTCCCTTGATGGCCAATTGAGCTGTTTATTTACATCTTTACTCAGTCTGTGGATTTTGGGTCAAACCTCATTTCACAGCACTGCATCATTGATAGGTTTACTGAGCTATGCTTTCCATTCAGAGGTAGGATGTACATTTGCATTTTCACCCAAAATGTTAATTTTCAGCCTTCTAAAATCAGAATCTCAATGTATCTTGTCTGGACAGAGTGAGAACCCATGAGTATAATTGCTTATCTAGGGGTTCTGGTATCCTCAGATTTACAGTTGCAGTTACAGATTTGCAGTTATAGAGCGACAATTCAACTCTGTGATGACTACCCTAGATCAAGGTATCATTCACTTTTCCCACCTTAGAAACCAGGAAACTTAGCTCTGAGTAACAATAATCTCTACCTTCTACACATTAAGTATGAGAATAATACACATCCATTTTATAACTGAACAAACAAAATAGCAATTTCTCATAAGATTAAGCAATCTGAAATGCCTCTTTTTATGTGACAGGTGAATATTGGGAACTCAAAGGGTTTGAGCTAACATTAGTTTGTTTCAAATGCAGGTGAAAACTTACCTCTACTGTTGGTGTCATGGGAGCAGAGAACAATGAAAGTCTTGACCTCCTATCTGTCTTCCTGACTGGAATTCCAGGACTGGAAGTCCAACATGGCTGGTTCTCCATTCCCTTTTTCATCATGTACATGGTTGCCATTGTGGGCAACAGCCTAATGCAGCCATGGCAGCATTGCACTAAGACTGTAAGCTCTCCATGAGCCAATGTACCTGTTCCTCTTCATGCTGGCCACTACTGAGGTGGGAGTCTCTGTGTCCACACTGCCCACTGTTATGGGCATTCTTTGGTTTGATGCCTATAGAATTGACTTTGATGGCTGTTTGGCACAAATGTTCTTCATTCACACTTTCTCTGGCATGGAATCAGGAGTCCTGTTAGTCATGAGTTATGACCGCTTTGTGGTCATCTATAATCCTCTGCACTATACAGCCATTCTAACTCTGCCTCGCATCATATCCATGGGTCTGGGTATTACACTAAAGAGTGTTGCACTCATGGTCCCACTTCCAATCCTTTTAAAACAGCTACCATATTGTCATATAAATATTCTCTCCCATTCCTATTGCCTCCACTCAGACTTGATCCAACTGCCTTGTGCAGATACTAGGCTGAACAGCATTCTGGGGTTGGCCATTGTTCTGGCCACATTTGGGCTGGACTCACTGCTCATTGTGGTCTCTTATGGGTTCATTCTTTACACAGTGATGGGTATTGCATCTGGTGAGGGTCGGAAAAAGGCACTCAACACATGTGTGTCACACATCTGTGCAGTGCTCATATATTATGTGCCTATGATTGGTGTGTCTGTGATGCATCGTGTTGCCAAGCATGCGTCACCAGTGGTCCACACACTCATGTCGAGCATCTATCTGTTTGTGCCACCAGTGCTCAATCCCATCATATATAGTGTTAAGACCCGTCCAATCCAACAGGGAATTGCCAATTTGTTCTCCTGCAAAAAGGGATTGATCTGAACacaaactcagaaggcagagattaTTCTTGAGTCTATAAACTCTGGATGTAATTCTCCCACAGGAACGTTTTCTGTTaggaagagagaaatgcaaaacaTCACTACAAGCTTGTTTCTGAATGATAAATGTCGTACTTATATCTTAAATTTTActggtatatatgtacatacatgtccAACTTTTCTTCTTCATCAGATATGCTAGTTCAATGTAGGAATAGTAAATCCATCCCTTATTCCATCCCAAATCTTACAAAATAGTTAGCAAAAATTAGTTTTGatatttaatgatatttaaatgaaaataaataaaaattcattcttatgaaattcttagggatgAAGTACATCTCTAAGGATAGTGATTCTGGAAATGTCCCTTTGAATTTGTATACTTTTTTGTTTGCCACCAGATATTCATGgctttaacattttcttcattatgaaAGAACCCCATTTCACTCTGAAAGCTGTACATGTTTAAACAATAAATTGTATGATAACCCATTATTGAAGACACATTGCTATATAAGTAACTGATTCTTCATCCAACCCACTATTCAGTAGTTTCCACGTCTAGATTTTATGTGTTTCTAAAGACTCTGGGCTGTACATTGACTGAATGATTTCAATTGAGGCATACAGTAAAATATGAGCAGCCTCAGCTGCCCAGGCATCATCTGTGGatattcttccttcccccttcttcctttatGTTCCCTCAGCCTACATCAGCTTCAGCATGCTGTAAAGTATGTTCGGTTCTCTTTCCTGACCCTCTCTTCTCTCACCTCCGTCAGCATAGATTCAATTGTTTCATCTTCTTTATGCCTGTGGTTTAATAGAAAGAGTCATGAAATGGGGATGACCACACTCTTACTTCCTGAACTGCAGTCCCTTATGCTCATAGGTCTAGTACTTAGCCTCTCTCAACTCAAGGGCTCcaattaaaatgataatattttctattttgtagtaTTCTTCCCTATTCACTTAGTTCACCACCTATACACAGCAATGTTTTGAAGTGCTTTTTTGTTTGAAACATCaattataaaaattttgtttACGTGTCCtctaagacaaaacaaatgtGCCCAGCTTCAGTATTTTTAGGTTGATAGTTTCTATTTTAGAATAAACGTAGGTAGTTGGCAAGAGCTTGCTTTCAGAGTTATTACAGCAGGTTTACAACAGCTCACCATATACTTCATTCGTCAATATTTGTAATGATTTATTAATGATGTCAGTGATTTGGGAACATtctttaacagatatttacatcaacGCATTTGTTGCTGCTAActagttttttaaattgttgcctctaaccaagttttttttttttcttggaagatATAATTTAATGATTATAtgagataaataaaatactatttgaaAAACAGCCAGTCCTCTTAGCACATGCCAATAATCACAGTTACTCAGGAGACTGGACAAAAGCATTGCAATGTAAATGCttccctggtctacagagtaagttcaaggccagtctgggctaattagtaagaccctgtctcaaaatgaaaacacaaaagaactGAGGACAGTAGTAGAAAGTTTGCATTGCTTAGTGTACGTGAGGTTCTGGATCCCACATCAATGCCACAAGAAGGAAAAGTCTTATTAAATTATGCTTTCTGACGTCTAACCAAGTTTTGACTGTGAAATATATTGtttgtgtttaaaattatttcaatgtttattctattataaatatatgtgataaatgcacatgcatatttaaatatttgtttccaaCATAACTATCTTGTGTTATTTTTCAAGagcccatgaatttgaaagagagcaagtcaGGTAATAGGAGAGTTTGAAGGAATGAAAGAGAA
Encoded proteins:
- the LOC116894003 gene encoding LOW QUALITY PROTEIN: olfactory receptor 51G1-like (The sequence of the model RefSeq protein was modified relative to this genomic sequence to represent the inferred CDS: deleted 1 base in 1 codon; substituted 1 base at 1 genomic stop codon): MGAENNESLDLLSVFLTGIPGLEVQHGWFSIPFFIMYMVAIVGNSLMQHGSIALRLXALHEPMYLFLFMLATTEVGVSVSTLPTVMGILWFDAYRIDFDGCLAQMFFIHTFSGMESGVLLVMSYDRFVVIYNPLHYTAILTLPRIISMGLGITLKSVALMVPLPILLKQLPYCHINILSHSYCLHSDLIQLPCADTRLNSILGLAIVLATFGLDSLLIVVSYGFILYTVMGIASGEGRKKALNTCVSHICAVLIYYVPMIGVSVMHRVAKHASPVVHTLMSSIYLFVPPVLNPIIYSVKTRPIQQGIANLFSCKKGLI